From Salinicoccus roseus, one genomic window encodes:
- a CDS encoding DUF1444 family protein, with protein sequence MNIFQLKNRIIEKLNEKRNDFQTSFDREEEMLRVERNDNGKGLDIALSKAVDKVKKDENFIEEVVYYIDETLERMKEEEISLDASAVYPVIRSSSFHRKNKKGDAFVTDDHTNETRIYYAVDFKNSYRLIDEPLLKTLGLDKEALRKLADENMKRLPVSYKKESIQENDFYFINHNDGYDATRILNTQLLDEMHDDFDGEMMVGLPHQDVLIIANVRNSVGYDIMAQMMMQYFAEGLTPITSLSFSYREKKLEPVFILGKQKNHKRGRDE encoded by the coding sequence ATGAATATTTTCCAGCTAAAAAATAGAATCATAGAGAAGCTCAATGAAAAGCGCAATGATTTCCAGACTTCCTTTGACCGGGAAGAGGAGATGCTCAGGGTGGAACGCAATGATAACGGCAAAGGTCTCGACATCGCCCTGTCGAAAGCCGTGGATAAGGTCAAAAAAGACGAGAATTTCATAGAGGAAGTCGTCTACTATATAGATGAGACGCTTGAACGCATGAAGGAGGAGGAGATCTCCCTGGATGCATCGGCCGTCTATCCCGTCATCCGCTCTTCAAGCTTCCACAGGAAGAACAAGAAGGGGGACGCATTCGTCACGGATGACCATACGAATGAGACGCGCATATATTATGCAGTGGACTTCAAGAACAGCTACAGGCTGATTGATGAGCCACTCCTCAAGACGCTGGGGCTCGACAAGGAGGCATTGCGGAAGCTGGCGGATGAAAACATGAAGCGCCTTCCCGTCTCCTATAAGAAGGAGTCTATCCAGGAGAACGATTTCTATTTCATCAACCATAATGACGGCTATGATGCGACGCGGATCCTGAATACGCAGCTTCTTGATGAAATGCATGACGACTTCGATGGGGAAATGATGGTCGGACTGCCGCACCAGGATGTATTGATCATCGCCAATGTGAGGAACAGCGTAGGCTATGACATCATGGCACAGATGATGATGCAGTACTTCGCTGAAGGGCTGACACCGATCACTTCCCTCTCGTTTTCATACCGGGAAAAGAAACTGGAACCAGTGTTCATACTGGGCAAACAAAAGAATCATAAAAGAGGTAGAGATGAATGA